A single window of Nicotiana sylvestris chromosome 3, ASM39365v2, whole genome shotgun sequence DNA harbors:
- the LOC104225563 gene encoding multiple organellar RNA editing factor 1, mitochondrial-like: MALYALRLRRALSLSSSIFTQTFHQPNPLSSIPPSLSQNNSSTKLLPFPYQSSRLFRSSTISQSSRFDRNRNPADEEIGPDTILFEGCDYEHWLITIDFPKDTQLTREEMIETYVQTAAKVFGSVEEAKKKIYALSTTTYNGFQVLCSEETSKKFEGLPGVVFVLPDSYIDPVNKEYGGDKYINGEIIERPPPPQFQRPSRPTNRPRRGPQFQQGNYGPPQSPPQQNFGPPQGAPAQQNYGAAQGPPPQQNYGAAQGPPPQQNYGQPRYPPPQQNYGSQQYPPPPQQIYSAPQSPPQQNYGRPQNPLPQQSYSAPQNVPSQWNHGPQQSFSPQQNYGPQGAGDPRHQTPLGNSPGGWDNSQGGRQDSRPQYQVNYNQGEQGNYSPQRDQRGYAPPEERGFRGDNQHYAPPEQRGFRGDNQR; encoded by the exons ATGGCGCTGTACGCTCTCCGTCTCCGGCGAGCTCTCTCTCTTTCCTCTTCCATTTTCACTCAAACATTCCATCAACCAAATCCTCTTTCTTCAATTCCTCCGTCACTCTCCCAAAACAATTCGTCTACTAAGCTTCTTCCATTTCCGTACCAATCGTCGAGGCTATTTAGGTCATCTACAATTTCACAGTCCTCAAGGTTTGACCGGAACCGGAACCCCGCTGATGAAGAAATTGGTCCGGATACGATCCTCTTCGAAGGATGTGATTATGAACATTGGCTTATTACAATCGATTTTCCTAAAGATACTCAACTCACCAGGGAAGAGATGATTGAGACTTATGTGCAGACTGCTGCTAAAGTCTTTGGAAG TGTGGAAGAGGCTAAGAAAAAGATATATGCCTTGAGCACAACAACTTACAATGGTTTTCAGGTCTTGTGTTCAGAGGAAACATCAAAGAAGTTTGAAG GCCTGCCAGGTGTTGTGTTTGTACTCCCTGATTCCTATATTGATCCAGTAAACAAGGAATATGGAG GTGACAAATATATCAATGGGGAAATAATCGAGAGACCTCCTCCTCCACAGTTTCAAAGACCATCACGGCCTACTAACAGGCCTCGAAGAGGCCCACAGTTTCAACAAGGCAATTATGGCCCACCGCAGAGTCCACCTCAGCAGAACTTTGGGCCACCGCAAGGTGCACCAGCCCAGCAGAACTATGGTGCAGCACAAGGTCCTCCGCCCCAGCAGAACTATGGTGCAGCACAAGGTCCTCCTCCCCAACAGAACTATGGCCaaccaagatatcctccaccccAGCAGAACTATGGTTCGCAACAGTATCCTCCGCCACCTCAACAGATTTACAGCGCACCACAGAGTCCTCCACAGCAAAACTATGGGCGGCCACAAAATCCACTGCCTCAGCAGAGTTACAGTGCACCTCAGAATGTTCCTTCTCAATGGAATCATGGCCCTCAGCAAAGCTTTTCACCTCAACAGAATTATGGGCCTCAAGGAGCTGGGGATCCTAGGCATCAAACACCTCTAGGTAACAGCCCAGGTGGATGGGATAATTCCCAGGGTGGCAGACAAGATTCAAGACCTCAATATCAGGTTAATTACAATCAAGGAGAGCAAGGAAATTATTCTCCTCAAAGAGACCAGAGAGGTTATGCACCTCCAGAGGAAAGAGGCTTCAGAGGAGATAATCAACATTATGCCCCTCCAGAACAAAGAGGGTTCAGAGGAGATAATCAACGTTAA
- the LOC104225555 gene encoding respiratory burst oxidase homolog protein C — MQNSENHHPHHQHHHSDTEIIGNDRASYSGPLSGPLNKRGGKKSARFNIPESTDIGTSVGTGGKSNDDAYVEITLDVREDSVAVHSVKTAGGDDVEDPELALLAKGLEKKSTLGSSLVRNASSRIRQVSQELRRLASLNKRPIPTGRFDRNKSAAAHALKGLKFISKTDGGAGWAAVEKRFDEITASTTGLLPRAKFGECIGMNKESKEFAVELYDALARRRNITTDSINKAQLKEFWDQVADQSFDSRLQTFFDMVDKDADGRITEEEVREIIGLSASANRLSTIQKQADEYAAMIMEELDPNNLGYIMIENLEMLLLQAPNQSVQRGGESRNLSQMLSQKLKHTQERNPIVRWYKSFMYFLLDNWQRVWVLLLWIGIMAGLFTWKYIQYKEKAAYKVMGPCVCFAKGAAETLKLNMAIILFPVCRNTITWLRNKTRLGAAVPFDDNLNFHKVIAVAIALGVGIHGLSHLTCDFPRLLNASEEEYEPMKYYFGDQPESYWWFIKGVEGVTGIIMVVLMAIAFTLATPWFRRNRVSLPKPFHKLTGFNAFWYSHHLFVIVYTLFIVHGEKLYITKDWYKRTTWMYLTIPIILYASERLIRAFRSSIKAVKILKVAVYPGNVLALHMSKPQGYKYKSGQYMFVNCAAVSPFEWHPFSITSAPGDDYLSVHIRTLGDWTRQLKTVFSEVCQPPPNGKSGLLRADYLQGENNPNFPRVLIDGPYGAPAQDYKKYEVVLLVGLGIGATPMISIVKDIVNNMKAMDEEENSLEDGHNNNMAPNSSPNIAKNKGNKSGSASGGNNFNTRRAYFYWVTREQGSFDWFKGIMNEAAEMDHKGVIEMHNYCTSVYEEGDARSALITMLQSLHHAKNGVDIVSGTRVKSHFAKPNWRNVYKRIALNHPEAKVGVFYCGAPALTKELRQHALDFSHKTSTKFDFHKENF; from the exons ATGCAAAATTCGGAAAATCATCATCCGCACCACCAGCACCACCATTCGGACACAGAGATAATTGGAAATGATAGAGCGTCGTACAGTGGTCCGTTAAGCGGACCGTTAAACAAACGAGGCGGCAAAAAGAGTGCGAGATTTAACATTCCTGAATCTACCGACATCGGAACCAGTGTCGGAACCGGCGGCAAGTCCAATGATGATGCGTACGTTGAAATCACTCTCGATGTCCGCGAAGATTCCGTCGCTGTCCACAGTGTCAAAACTGCCGGCGGTGATGACGTGGAAGATCCCGAGCTGGCTTTATTGGCTAAAGGCTTAGAGAAGAAGTCCACTTTAGGATCTTCACTTGTTCGAAATGCTTCGTCTAGAATTCGGCAAGTGTCACAAGAGCTCAGGCGTTTGGCTTCCTTAAATAAACGCCCAATTCCTACTGGAAGGTTCGACAGGAATAAATCAGCTGCTGCTCATGCTCTTAAAGGTCTCAAGTTTATTAGTAAGACCGACGGCGGCGCTGGTTGGGCCGCCGTCGAGAAGCGGTTCGATGAGATTACTGCTTCTACTACTGGTTTGCTTCCTCGTGCCAAATTTGGAGAATGTATAG GTATGAATAAGGAGTCTAAGGAATTTGCTGTTGAGCTATATGATGCGCTAGCTCGGAGGAGAAACATTACAACTGATTCCATTAACAAAGCACAGCTCAAAGAGTTCTGGGACCAAGTGGCTGACCAAAGTTTTGATTCTCGCCTTCAAACATTTTTTGACAT GGTTGATAAAGATGCTGATGGTAGAATTACAGAAGAAGAAGTCAGAGAG ATTATAGGCCTTAGCGCGTCGGCCAACAGGCTGTCAACAATCCAGAAACAAGCTGATGAATACGCAGCAATGATCATGGAAGAGTTGGATCCTAACAACCTCGGATACATTATG ATTGAGAACTTGGAAATGCTTTTACTGCAAGCACCAAATCAATCAGTGCAAAGAGGAGGCGAAAGTCGGAACTTGAGTCAAATGCTAAGTCAAAAACTAAAGCATACACAAGAGAGAAATCCAATAGTAAGATGGTACAAGAGTTTCATGTACTTTTTGCTGGATAATTGGCAAAGAGTTTGGGTATTGTTACTGTGGATTGGAATTATGGCTGGTCTATTTACATGGAAATATATACAGTATAAAGAAAAAGCTGCATATAAAGTCATGGGTCCCTGTGTGTGTTTTGCCAAAGGTGCTGCTGAAACACTCAAGCTCAACATGGCAATTATTTTATTTCCGGTTTGCAGAAACACGATCACATGGCTTCGAAATAAGACCAGATTAGGTGCTGCTGTTCCTTTTGATGATAACCTTAATTTTCACAAA GTGATAGCAGTGGCAATTGCTCTTGGGGTTGGAATACACGGACTATCTCACTTGACATGTGATTTTCCTCGGCTTTTAAATGCTAGTGAAGAAGAATATGAACCAATGAAGTACTATTTTGGAGATCAGCCAGAAAGCTATTGGTGGTTTATAAAAGGAGTAGAAGGGGTAACTGGAATTATAATGGTGGTTTTAATGGCAATAGCATTTACTCTAGCAACCCCATGGTTTAGAAGGAATAGAGTTAGTTTGCCAAAACCATTTCACAAACTCACTGGATTTAATGCCTTTTGGTACTCTCACCATCTCTTTGTTATTGTCTACACTCTGTTCATTGTGCATGGTGAAAAGCTATACATTACCAAAGATTGGTACAAGAGAACG ACATGGATGTACTTAACTATCCCAATCATACTCTATGCTAGTGAAAGGTTGATTAGGGCATTCAGGTCAAGCATTAAAGCTGTTAAGATTTTGAAG GTGGCAGTATATCCAGGAAATGTGTTGGCACTTCACATGTCAAAACCACAGGGCTACAAATACAAAAGTGGGCAATACATGTTTGTCAACTGTGCTGCAGTTTCTCCATTTGAGTG GCATCCATTTTCAATTACTTCGGCCCCAGGAGATGACTATCTCAGTGTCCATATTCGAACTCTTGGTGATTGGACCAGACAACTTAAAACTGTTTTCTCCGAG GTTTGCCAGCCACCACCTAATGGAAAAAGTGGACTCCTCAGAGCTGACTACTTGCAAGGAGAGAATAATCCTAA TTTCCCAAGGGTGTTAATAGATGGACCATATGGAGCACCAGCACAAGACTACAAGAAATATGAGGTGGTTTTGTTGGTAGGTCTTGGAATTGGAGCTACACCAATGATCAGTATTGTTAAAGACATTGTCAACAACATGAAGGCAATGGACGAAGAAGAAAATTCCTTGGAAGATGGACACAATAATAATATGGCACCAAATTCTAGCCCCAATATTGCAAAAAATAAGGGTAATAAATCAGGTTCAGCAAGTGGAGGAAATAATTTCAATACAAGGAGAGCATATTTCTATTGGGTTACTAGAGAACAAGGTTCATTTGATTGGTTCAAAGGTATAATGAATGAAGCTGCTGAAATGGACCATAAGGGAGTAATTGAAATGCATAATTATTGTACTAGTGTTTATGAAGAAGGTGATGCTCGTTCTGCTCTTATTACTATGCTTCAGTCTCTTCACCATGCCAAAAATGGTGTTGACATTGTCTCTGGCACCAGAGTTAAGTCACATTTTGCTAAACCTAATTGGCGTAATGTCTACAAACGCATTGCTCTCAACCACCCTGAGGCTAAAGTTG GGGTCTTCTATTGTGGGGCACCAGCACTGACCAAAGAACTAAGACAACACGCCTTGGATTTTTCACACAAGACATCTACCAAGTTTGATTTCCATAAAGAAAATTTTTGA